In the genome of Flexistipes sinusarabici DSM 4947, one region contains:
- a CDS encoding IS1634 family transposase — MFIRSYITNNKKTGKKYTAYKLVESYRTPKGPRQRIVMDMGDLSHIPPMQLKELANRIEQLLDGYEEPVFKPDEETEELAHTYAKKAKLNMITASSKQPESKENSYEPEYEQVDVSSIEVSEPRSIGGEYICNESFKELGIGDMLKSLGFTESEIDISRALIIGRMLNPGSELNTYEWLKEKSGLFELLGINYHRKSLRQFYRVSEKLFKYSEEIEKKLFEYEQQLFNFENKILLYDLTNTHFEGIQKNNKKAKRGKSKQKRSDCPLVTLGVVLNEEGFPICSKIYEGNQSETKTLIDIVTDLSSQVNLQVKPTVVIDAGIASEENLGYIKDSGYNYIAVSRKKDTALDYSDGEDIRIKNDSYSVKGKLNIVDGESFLCVSSEMREIKEGGIKDRFRQRFEEGLENIRSSLFKKNGVKRYEKVLERIGRLKSKCSKVSGYYDIDVVKKEDSGNAADIRWRVDEEKLSGTLDGHYVIRTNFTDLSEQEIWDIYVMLNDVESTFRTLKSELGLRPVYHSKESAVEGHLFISVLAYHLVHNLRRKLKSEGIHYSWRTVRKKLSNHMRMTVSMNTEENARIMQRVTSKTEEHQKSIYKALGYSSKILRNKKVCSE; from the coding sequence ATGTTTATAAGATCATACATAACTAATAATAAAAAGACCGGAAAAAAGTATACTGCCTATAAGCTGGTGGAATCATACCGTACTCCCAAGGGTCCCAGACAACGTATTGTTATGGACATGGGAGATCTGTCTCATATTCCTCCCATGCAGTTAAAAGAACTTGCAAACCGTATAGAGCAATTGCTTGACGGTTATGAGGAACCTGTATTCAAGCCTGATGAGGAGACGGAAGAGCTTGCCCATACTTATGCAAAGAAAGCAAAATTGAATATGATCACAGCGTCTTCAAAGCAACCTGAATCAAAGGAGAATTCTTATGAGCCGGAATACGAGCAAGTGGATGTATCCAGTATAGAAGTATCAGAGCCCCGGAGCATAGGCGGAGAGTATATATGCAATGAATCATTTAAAGAGCTTGGTATAGGAGATATGCTGAAATCTCTTGGTTTCACGGAATCCGAGATAGATATATCCAGGGCTTTAATAATAGGTCGGATGCTTAATCCGGGCAGTGAACTTAATACGTATGAATGGTTAAAGGAGAAGTCGGGTTTATTTGAATTACTTGGAATAAATTATCACAGGAAATCGCTGAGGCAGTTTTACCGTGTATCGGAAAAGCTTTTTAAGTATTCAGAAGAGATAGAGAAAAAACTTTTTGAGTATGAACAGCAGTTGTTTAACTTTGAAAATAAGATTTTGCTTTATGATCTTACGAACACACATTTTGAAGGTATCCAGAAAAATAACAAAAAGGCTAAGCGTGGTAAATCAAAGCAGAAGCGTTCAGATTGCCCCCTTGTGACACTGGGAGTAGTGTTGAATGAGGAAGGTTTTCCGATATGCAGCAAGATATATGAGGGCAATCAATCAGAAACGAAGACGTTAATTGATATAGTAACGGATTTATCATCACAGGTTAATTTACAGGTAAAGCCTACAGTAGTAATAGATGCCGGAATAGCTTCGGAGGAGAATTTAGGGTATATAAAGGATTCCGGGTATAATTATATTGCAGTCTCCAGGAAGAAGGATACAGCCCTTGATTATTCAGACGGAGAGGATATCAGGATAAAGAATGATTCTTATAGTGTGAAAGGCAAATTGAATATTGTAGATGGTGAGAGTTTTTTATGTGTAAGCAGTGAGATGCGGGAGATTAAAGAGGGTGGTATTAAAGACAGGTTTAGGCAGAGATTTGAAGAAGGTCTTGAGAATATACGGTCTTCATTATTCAAGAAGAATGGTGTTAAGCGTTATGAGAAGGTTCTTGAGCGTATTGGCAGACTTAAGAGTAAATGCAGCAAGGTATCGGGATATTATGATATAGACGTTGTGAAAAAAGAAGATTCTGGCAATGCAGCAGATATACGCTGGAGAGTTGATGAGGAGAAACTTTCCGGTACACTTGACGGCCACTATGTAATCCGGACAAATTTCACTGACTTAAGTGAGCAGGAGATATGGGATATATATGTAATGCTTAATGATGTGGAATCCACATTCAGGACATTGAAGAGTGAATTGGGTTTAAGGCCTGTATATCACAGCAAGGAATCAGCTGTGGAGGGTCATCTTTTTATAAGTGTTTTGGCGTATCATTTGGTTCATAATCTTAGGAGGAAGTTGAAATCAGAGGGTATACATTACAGTTGGCGTACAGTTCGTAAAAAACTTTCTAATCATATGCGGATGACGGTTTCGATGAATACGGAGGAAAATGCAAGGATAATGCAGAGGGTGACTTCTAAGACTGAAGAACACCAAAAGTCAATTTATAAGGCCTTGGGGTATTCAAGCAAAATTTTACGAAATAAAAAAGTCTGTAGTGAATAA
- the rpsT gene encoding 30S ribosomal protein S20 has protein sequence MAHTLSAKKRLRQSEKRRLRNKSYKSRMKTFIKNFLSAVESGDVELAEKKYHEAVKVIAKLGSKGIIHKNQASRKISRLTVKLNNLKNSAA, from the coding sequence ATGGCGCATACGCTATCTGCTAAGAAAAGACTGAGGCAGAGTGAAAAAAGACGTTTAAGAAACAAATCTTACAAATCAAGAATGAAAACTTTTATCAAGAATTTTTTATCTGCTGTGGAGTCCGGTGATGTGGAGCTCGCAGAGAAAAAATATCATGAAGCTGTTAAAGTTATAGCCAAACTGGGCTCAAAGGGTATTATCCATAAAAATCAAGCTTCCAGAAAAATTTCCAGACTCACTGTTAAGCTTAATAATCTTAAAAATTCTGCTGCATAG
- a CDS encoding GGDEF domain-containing protein, whose translation MKNILLMISSKKDRELISKYLESKHMVLIPDNPDDYDNTIINDTSFDVLVADIQSLSVHRGLVKSLKECSSPFRVPVLLTGISRKNKYEIDFFRDIIDEVLFFPFSPLEFNIRLDSLFKIITLQKKAVIDPLTDVFRREHIVKRGREELSRMKRSSKKTSFGLIMLDIDYFKEINDSYGHHVGDKVLKEFSLRMQRCLREYDIIGRYGGEEFLVFLPDTDEEGTKRAAERLQNEIVDEPFYINDKEIVLSASFGITSCDNPDENIQDVIKQADYALYEAKRNGRNQIVLEKCTLKKFD comes from the coding sequence ATGAAAAATATACTTTTGATGATCAGCAGCAAAAAGGACAGAGAGTTAATAAGTAAGTATCTTGAAAGTAAACATATGGTTCTCATTCCTGATAATCCGGATGATTATGATAATACAATTATAAATGATACCAGTTTCGATGTTTTAGTTGCCGATATTCAATCGCTGTCAGTCCACAGAGGGCTGGTAAAATCATTAAAAGAGTGCTCGTCCCCTTTCCGTGTTCCGGTTTTGTTGACCGGGATTTCAAGGAAAAACAAGTATGAAATTGATTTTTTTAGAGATATTATTGATGAGGTACTTTTTTTTCCTTTCTCCCCTTTGGAATTTAATATAAGGCTGGACAGCCTTTTCAAAATAATCACCCTGCAGAAAAAAGCTGTAATTGACCCCCTGACCGATGTTTTCAGGCGGGAGCATATTGTTAAGAGAGGCAGAGAAGAGTTGTCCAGAATGAAGAGAAGCAGCAAGAAAACGAGCTTTGGTCTGATTATGCTTGATATCGATTATTTTAAGGAAATAAATGATTCGTATGGGCACCATGTTGGTGACAAAGTTTTAAAAGAATTTTCCCTCAGGATGCAGAGATGTTTGAGGGAATACGATATTATCGGCCGTTACGGTGGAGAGGAATTTTTGGTTTTTCTGCCGGATACTGATGAAGAGGGCACTAAAAGAGCCGCTGAAAGACTGCAGAATGAAATAGTTGACGAACCGTTTTACATTAATGATAAGGAAATCGTTTTATCTGCAAGCTTTGGTATAACTTCGTGTGATAATCCCGATGAAAACATACAGGATGTGATAAAACAGGCAGATTATGCCTTGTATGAGGCAAAAAGAAACGGCAGGAATCAGATAGTATTAGAAAAGTGCACTTTAAAAAAATTTGATTAA
- the osmF gene encoding glycine betaine ABC transporter substrate-binding protein OsmF, with the protein MTIFLAGFGFAKEKVVVGSKIDTEGSLLGNMIMFMLEENDIPTVNKTQLGPTNIVRNAIKTGQIDIYPEYTGNGAFFFDNFEKGVFKDFQKGYETVKRLDYKKNKIVWLTPADANNTWAIATRKELAEKHSLKTLEDFAEYVNNGGYVKLACSEEFATREDALPAFMEAYGFKLKDENLLILSGGNTAQTEKAAARKTSGVNFAMAYGTDGALAALNLVVLEDTKSVQPVYAPAPIIREEVLNKYPEIEKILKPVFESLNLEKLQKMNSKIAIGGVPAEIVAENYLKSNGFID; encoded by the coding sequence ATAACAATTTTTTTAGCCGGTTTTGGTTTTGCTAAAGAAAAAGTGGTTGTGGGTTCCAAGATTGACACCGAGGGGTCACTCTTAGGCAATATGATTATGTTTATGCTTGAAGAAAATGATATTCCCACTGTCAACAAAACCCAGCTGGGTCCTACAAATATTGTGCGTAATGCCATAAAAACAGGACAGATCGATATTTATCCGGAATATACCGGAAACGGAGCTTTTTTCTTCGATAATTTTGAAAAGGGTGTATTTAAAGATTTCCAAAAAGGCTATGAAACAGTGAAAAGACTTGATTATAAGAAAAATAAAATTGTGTGGCTTACTCCCGCTGATGCAAACAATACGTGGGCGATAGCCACTCGGAAAGAGTTGGCAGAGAAACATTCTTTGAAAACACTGGAAGATTTTGCAGAGTATGTTAACAACGGAGGCTATGTTAAACTGGCCTGCTCAGAAGAGTTTGCCACAAGGGAAGATGCTCTACCAGCTTTTATGGAAGCTTACGGTTTTAAGCTTAAGGATGAAAATCTTCTTATTTTATCCGGAGGCAATACAGCCCAAACGGAAAAAGCCGCTGCCCGGAAAACAAGCGGTGTGAATTTTGCAATGGCTTACGGTACGGACGGAGCTTTGGCGGCTCTCAATCTTGTGGTACTTGAAGATACAAAAAGCGTTCAGCCGGTGTACGCTCCTGCACCAATTATCAGAGAGGAAGTTCTTAATAAGTATCCTGAGATAGAGAAGATACTTAAGCCGGTTTTTGAATCGCTGAACCTGGAAAAACTCCAGAAAATGAATTCAAAGATAGCAATCGGAGGGGTTCCTGCTGAAATAGTAGCGGAAAATTATCTGAAGTCCAATGGATTTATCGACTAA
- a CDS encoding tRNA1(Val) (adenine(37)-N6)-methyltransferase — METIDSILDKRIKICQPSEGYRFNADSVILSKFVDGEKHFNNILDIGAGSGVIAVLINYLYNYDNIDAVEISSQMYECLLKTLDINKLDNVIKPFNMDLKQFKPSKPYDMIISNPPYRKSHTGRQCIIDEKNRARFSDNLNLNDILKFSRSYLKNKGLFYFCYEADMAVEAFYYCRKYGIEPKRVRFLHPDIDKPARQIFLECRKEGGIELRVEKPLFQKINGVESREYKNIFTNEES, encoded by the coding sequence ATGGAAACCATTGATTCGATTTTAGATAAACGTATTAAAATATGTCAGCCTTCCGAAGGCTACCGATTTAATGCCGACAGTGTAATCTTATCGAAGTTTGTGGACGGAGAGAAGCATTTTAACAATATTCTTGATATCGGGGCAGGATCCGGCGTAATTGCGGTTTTGATTAATTATCTGTATAATTATGATAATATCGATGCTGTCGAAATCAGCAGCCAAATGTACGAATGCCTTCTAAAAACGCTGGATATCAATAAATTGGATAATGTTATAAAGCCGTTTAATATGGATTTAAAGCAATTTAAGCCTTCTAAACCATATGATATGATTATTTCAAACCCGCCTTACAGAAAATCCCATACAGGCAGACAGTGTATTATTGATGAAAAAAACAGAGCCCGTTTCAGTGATAATCTCAATCTAAATGATATTCTGAAATTCAGCAGAAGCTATTTGAAGAACAAGGGATTGTTTTATTTTTGTTATGAAGCGGATATGGCTGTGGAAGCTTTTTACTATTGCCGGAAATACGGCATAGAGCCGAAAAGAGTGAGATTTTTACATCCGGATATTGACAAACCAGCCCGACAGATTTTCCTGGAGTGCAGAAAGGAAGGGGGAATCGAGTTGAGAGTGGAAAAACCGCTTTTTCAGAAAATAAACGGTGTTGAAAGCCGGGAATATAAAAATATATTTACCAATGAGGAGAGTTAA
- a CDS encoding DMT family transporter, with protein sequence MLSHNIIIVKIKYINFKCFHFFLCKGFIMVLILFIFYKEKFSYRNFFKCLPTGLTGVFLYNFLWVTGLNYTYAGKASIIIAINPVFTAILAFFIFGERLSLKKIIGVIMAFTGVCLIIVDGNFSTQIFSTNKGDFIVLSAAVFWSIYTLIGKKVLQNISAFESVTYSCFWGSVFMFPIFIFTNFNNVEQGTATGWASIGYLAVFATVLSFVWFYKGVKDIGAGKAASFIYFVPFFGVLISVLVLGEPLTVYLIIGGILIISGIYLINRERQSAK encoded by the coding sequence ATATTATCACATAATATCATAATAGTAAAGATAAAATATATTAACTTCAAATGTTTTCATTTTTTCTTGTGCAAAGGTTTCATTATGGTTTTAATCCTTTTTATTTTTTATAAAGAAAAGTTTTCTTACCGAAATTTTTTCAAATGTCTGCCAACAGGACTTACCGGAGTCTTTTTGTATAATTTTTTATGGGTTACCGGCCTGAATTATACCTATGCAGGCAAAGCATCGATTATTATTGCGATAAATCCTGTTTTTACAGCTATTTTAGCTTTTTTTATATTTGGAGAACGTTTAAGTTTAAAAAAAATCATAGGCGTTATCATGGCATTTACCGGTGTTTGCCTTATAATTGTGGACGGGAATTTCAGTACTCAGATTTTTAGTACGAATAAGGGTGATTTTATTGTTCTTTCAGCGGCGGTTTTCTGGTCAATTTACACACTAATAGGTAAAAAAGTGCTGCAGAACATTTCGGCATTTGAGAGTGTAACTTACAGCTGTTTTTGGGGTTCTGTATTCATGTTTCCTATATTTATTTTCACAAATTTTAACAATGTGGAACAGGGGACAGCCACTGGCTGGGCATCGATCGGTTATCTTGCAGTATTTGCCACTGTTCTTTCATTTGTGTGGTTTTACAAAGGTGTAAAAGATATCGGAGCCGGAAAAGCTGCTTCTTTTATATATTTTGTGCCTTTTTTCGGTGTTTTGATATCTGTACTTGTTCTCGGCGAGCCGTTAACTGTTTATCTGATAATCGGCGGAATATTGATTATTTCAGGTATATATCTGATTAACCGTGAGCGTCAGTCTGCAAAATAA
- a CDS encoding IS110 family transposase, translating to MLREKYVEEYKLLSSIPGVGLKLTGVILGKLNGFANFDRGKDVTSFVGICPSIYQSGTSVNGRGKISKKGNGYMRTILYLCSLSACKYNKSCAELYERLVAKGKPKKVALIAVANKLIRQAFGVLKSGKPYDPDHAKNLTLVAKNA from the coding sequence TTGCTGCGGGAGAAGTATGTCGAAGAGTATAAATTGCTTTCGAGTATTCCTGGAGTTGGGTTAAAGCTGACAGGAGTGATTTTGGGCAAATTAAACGGTTTTGCAAATTTTGATAGAGGTAAGGATGTAACGAGTTTTGTGGGTATATGTCCCAGTATTTACCAGTCAGGGACATCGGTCAATGGCAGAGGTAAAATATCGAAGAAGGGCAACGGCTATATGCGGACGATACTGTATTTATGCTCACTTTCAGCTTGCAAGTATAATAAATCATGCGCAGAATTATATGAGAGACTTGTAGCTAAAGGTAAGCCTAAAAAGGTTGCCTTAATAGCAGTAGCGAACAAGTTGATAAGGCAGGCATTTGGTGTATTGAAAAGTGGCAAACCGTATGATCCGGATCATGCAAAAAATTTAACTTTGGTTGCAAAAAATGCTTGA
- a CDS encoding IS110 family transposase: MRSFTMKSYEKVVGIDVSKETLSISLYDGKSHISYETRNTVKSFFNDFVKKEKGIDFSKVLFMLENTGVYHLRLATHLSKECGYIVSVANPLVIKRYSQMNLKRVKTDKADARLIAEYGYINGDDWLFSPRDIDYYKIDMKLKAVEDFRKQINMLSNQIEAIEYLPFKDNSTLNAYKNL; the protein is encoded by the coding sequence ATGAGGAGCTTTACGATGAAGAGCTATGAAAAAGTAGTGGGAATTGATGTATCCAAGGAAACGTTGTCAATCAGCTTATATGATGGCAAGAGTCACATAAGCTATGAGACAAGAAACACGGTAAAATCATTTTTTAATGATTTTGTTAAGAAGGAGAAGGGAATAGATTTTTCCAAAGTTCTTTTTATGCTGGAAAATACGGGAGTATACCATTTAAGATTAGCAACCCATTTGAGCAAGGAATGTGGTTATATTGTAAGTGTAGCGAATCCTCTTGTAATAAAGAGGTACTCACAGATGAATTTAAAACGTGTAAAGACAGACAAGGCCGATGCCCGTTTGATAGCGGAGTATGGTTATATTAACGGAGATGATTGGCTATTTTCTCCCCGGGATATAGACTATTATAAGATAGATATGAAACTTAAAGCGGTGGAAGATTTTCGTAAGCAGATAAATATGTTGAGTAACCAGATTGAAGCGATTGAATATTTACCTTTCAAAGACAATAGCACACTAAATGCTTATAAAAACTTATAG
- a CDS encoding EamA family transporter, with translation MKKLKPYILLFLMSVLWGGAFTAAKIAVRDFSPISIIFYRFSLAFIIMRLLNHPNIFKFH, from the coding sequence GTGAAAAAACTGAAGCCCTATATCCTTTTGTTTTTGATGAGTGTGCTGTGGGGAGGAGCGTTCACCGCTGCAAAAATAGCTGTCAGAGATTTTTCTCCGATTTCCATTATATTTTACAGATTTTCCTTGGCGTTTATTATTATGAGACTTTTGAATCATCCTAATATTTTTAAATTTCATTAA
- a CDS encoding IS5 family transposase — protein sequence MRPKKQDSTTQELLEPLLVNIIDMKHPLIQLADKIDWEYFEKEFGSLYHRNDGRPGIPMRMMVGFHYLKYTYNLSDEDVVHGWKENPYWQYFTGEKVFQTKVPINPTSMTRFRNRLKEEDLLKFLEETINTAFRSGYLNKNDVKKVAADTTVQEKNITFPTDIKLFYTMIKYLVKFSKKHEIRLKETHEYSGKKLLMKYSGYVHAKQYKRAGKAVKKMKTKMGKLYRSIERVLPEELRNSDEFQQLKLFYESLWNRSKKSKNKLYSLHSPEVECISKGKSHKRYEFGNKVGFVGTLKKNFILSCKSFHGNPYDGHTLEENLCEAKTLLGSNGTIDTILVDLGYRKHNYRGDAKVHVVPRSMKKFKVNFKRLLKRRSCVEAMIGHTKRDNRMDRNYLKGKEGDKANAILAASGHNLRLILAFLLFFLKKFMDNIAKKLANFANEVFLDKKYAKIYV from the coding sequence ATGCGTCCTAAGAAGCAAGATTCGACGACACAAGAGCTTTTAGAACCACTGCTTGTTAACATTATAGATATGAAACATCCATTAATACAATTAGCAGATAAAATAGACTGGGAATATTTTGAGAAAGAATTTGGCAGTCTTTATCACCGTAACGATGGTCGCCCAGGAATTCCAATGCGTATGATGGTTGGGTTTCATTATTTGAAATACACGTACAATTTGAGTGATGAAGACGTGGTGCATGGCTGGAAAGAAAACCCTTACTGGCAGTACTTCACTGGAGAAAAGGTATTCCAGACAAAGGTGCCGATAAATCCAACCAGCATGACAAGATTTCGGAATCGTTTAAAAGAAGAAGATTTGTTGAAGTTTTTAGAGGAGACAATTAACACTGCTTTTCGTAGTGGTTATCTTAATAAGAATGACGTAAAGAAAGTAGCTGCAGATACGACGGTGCAGGAAAAGAACATAACGTTTCCAACGGACATAAAACTTTTTTATACAATGATCAAATATCTTGTGAAATTTTCAAAGAAGCATGAGATAAGGTTAAAGGAGACACATGAATATTCCGGCAAGAAGCTATTGATGAAATATAGTGGCTATGTTCATGCGAAACAGTACAAGAGAGCGGGTAAGGCAGTAAAAAAGATGAAGACAAAGATGGGCAAATTATATCGTTCTATAGAAAGGGTTTTACCTGAGGAATTGAGGAATTCGGATGAGTTTCAACAGCTAAAGTTATTTTACGAGAGTTTGTGGAATCGGAGTAAAAAGAGCAAGAACAAACTTTACAGTCTTCACAGTCCAGAGGTTGAGTGCATTAGCAAGGGCAAGAGCCATAAGAGGTATGAGTTTGGTAACAAAGTAGGTTTTGTTGGTACATTGAAGAAGAATTTTATACTGAGTTGCAAATCATTTCACGGCAATCCTTATGACGGTCATACATTAGAAGAGAATTTATGTGAAGCAAAAACCCTTTTGGGTAGTAACGGTACAATAGATACGATATTGGTAGATTTGGGTTACAGGAAGCACAATTATAGAGGGGATGCAAAAGTCCATGTAGTTCCACGCAGTATGAAGAAATTCAAAGTTAATTTTAAGAGGTTATTGAAAAGACGAAGTTGTGTTGAGGCGATGATAGGTCATACTAAGCGAGATAACCGGATGGACAGAAATTATCTGAAAGGCAAAGAGGGAGATAAAGCTAATGCGATTTTGGCAGCAAGTGGACATAATTTAAGGCTGATACTGGCCTTTCTTTTATTTTTTCTCAAAAAATTTATGGATAATATTGCAAAAAAATTAGCAAATTTTGCAAACGAAGTGTTTCTGGATAAAAAGTATGCCAAAATATATGTATAG
- a CDS encoding IS5 family transposase, which yields MYYLLKTKGVVMEKYIEPTVLDSMLDFKANDSTYLDKINSLIDWKKVKSILDKKYRWTKNTSGSRAYSPLLLFKILLVQSWEKLSDPQAEFALKDRLSVIRFVGVSVSGEVPDHSTISRFRSRLLELEIFDELFSEINRQLSELNLIVKSRKEAIIDATLVESSCRPRKVVNDIAEDRHEGDDDNDSSCGGSGGNNESNISYSKDTDASWLKKGNRAYYGYKQFFCVNSDGYILGEMVKSARESEVRNLAPLLQKLNLPKGTAIYADKGYSSESNRKDISGTYADMIMYKAARNKPLTGFQKFHNKAVSKVRYVVEQAIGLIKLHFGYTRSRFIGIDKVRLELSIHCMAYNLRKGALRMI from the coding sequence ATGTATTATTTATTAAAGACAAAAGGAGTTGTTATGGAAAAGTACATAGAACCCACAGTATTAGATTCAATGTTAGACTTTAAAGCTAATGATTCGACTTATCTTGATAAGATAAATTCACTTATAGACTGGAAGAAAGTAAAATCAATCCTTGATAAGAAATACAGATGGACTAAGAACACATCTGGCAGCAGAGCTTATTCCCCGTTACTTTTGTTTAAAATACTTTTAGTACAGTCGTGGGAAAAGCTGAGTGACCCTCAGGCTGAATTTGCCTTAAAGGATCGGTTGTCAGTAATAAGATTTGTAGGAGTAAGTGTATCCGGAGAAGTTCCGGATCACAGTACCATCAGCAGGTTTCGGAGCAGATTACTTGAATTGGAGATATTTGACGAGTTATTTTCAGAGATAAACAGGCAGTTATCGGAATTAAATTTAATAGTGAAAAGCAGGAAGGAAGCGATAATAGATGCGACATTGGTAGAGTCCTCGTGCCGTCCCCGTAAAGTAGTAAATGATATTGCAGAAGATCGGCATGAAGGAGATGATGACAATGATAGTTCCTGTGGTGGTTCCGGAGGGAATAATGAAAGCAACATAAGTTATTCGAAGGACACTGATGCGAGTTGGTTAAAGAAGGGTAATAGAGCGTATTATGGCTACAAACAATTTTTCTGTGTAAATTCGGACGGTTATATATTGGGAGAAATGGTAAAGAGTGCCAGAGAGAGTGAGGTGCGGAATTTGGCACCTTTATTACAAAAGCTTAATTTGCCTAAGGGAACGGCAATATATGCAGATAAAGGCTACAGCAGTGAATCTAACCGCAAAGACATATCAGGAACCTATGCAGATATGATAATGTATAAGGCAGCGCGGAATAAGCCACTTACAGGATTTCAGAAATTTCATAACAAGGCAGTAAGCAAGGTTCGTTATGTCGTTGAGCAGGCAATTGGATTGATTAAGCTTCATTTTGGTTATACTCGTAGCCGGTTTATAGGTATTGATAAAGTTAGGCTGGAATTGTCTATACATTGTATGGCATATAATCTGAGAAAGGGTGCTTTAAGAATGATTTGA